A single genomic interval of Gossypium raimondii isolate GPD5lz chromosome 11, ASM2569854v1, whole genome shotgun sequence harbors:
- the LOC105801970 gene encoding phosphatidylglycerophosphate phosphatase PTPMT1: MHIEELQAGEGAERAGEEENKSYYGSNEVLGIERSVEEWNAKRVLVGAGARALFYPTLFYNVVRNKIQPEFRWWDRVDEFILLGAVPFPTDVPRLKENGVRGVITLNEPYETLVPTSLYHNYGINHLVIPTRDYYFAPSLTSICQAIDFIHRNVSLGQTTYVHCKAGRGRSTTIVLCYLVYYKQMTPVSAYDYVKLIRPRVRLAASQWQAVEEFYYLKMRKAGFHSYMMDLILRTSDLSPARDLVTFDDGSVVVVTEADLDGYDQSLESGAVGSTIWADLSMVYRVRVVGQAALARISCLWITCQAHQKISAKKLATESSCLGSTISVDIHVY; this comes from the exons ATGCATATTGAGGAATTGCAGGCAGGGGAAGGGGCGGAAAGAGctggagaagaagaaaataagagttatTATGGAAGTAATGAGGTCTTGGGTATTGAAAGAAGCGTTGAGGAATGGAATGCGAAAAGGGTATTGGTAGGTGCGGGGGCTCGTGCACTGTTTTACCCGACCTTGTTTTACAATGTTGTTAGGAACAAGATTCAGCCTGAGTTCCGGTGGTGGGATAGAGTTGATGAG ttTATACTGTTAGGTGCTGTTCCATTTCCTACTGATGTTCCAAGGCTAAAGGAGAATGGTGTTCGTGGAGTAATCACACTAAACGAGCCTTACGAAACTCTGGTTCCTACATCTCTTTATCAT AATTATGGCATTAACCATTTGGTGATCCCTACAAGAGACTACTACTTTGCACCATCTTTGACATCGATATGCCAAGCAATTGATTTCATTCATA GAAATGTGTCACTTGGGCAAACTACATATGTCCACTGTAAAGCTGGTCGTGGCCGCAGCACAACCATTGTATTGTGTTACCTG GTATATTATAAGCAGATGACACCTGTTTCTGCATATGATTATGTGAAGTTGATCAGGCCAAGGGTGCGTTTAGCTGCTTCCCAATGGCAG GCTGTTGAAGAGTTCTACTATCTTAAAATGAGGAAGGCTGGCTTCCACAGCTACATGATGGATTTAATTTTAAGAACTTCAGACTTGTCACCTGCACGAGACCTTGTGACTTTTGATGATGGTTCGGTAGTGGTGGTAACAGAAGCTGATCTTGACGGATACGACCAGAGTCTTGAATCAGGTGCCGTGGGAAGTACAATATGGGCAGATCTTAGCATGGTTTATCGAGTTAGAGTTGTCGGTCAGGCAGCACTAGCAAGAATCTCGTGCTTGTGGATAACCTGCCAAGCACATCAAAAGATATCAGCAAAGAAACTCGCTACAGAAAGCAGCTGCCTTGGAAGTACCATCAGTGTGGACATCCATGTCTACTGA